Below is a window of Acidobacteriota bacterium DNA.
GTGCGCTTCGCCGGGGCGGACGAGCCGGTGCGGCTGGCCGCGGCGTCGGACGCGCTCGTTCCGTTCGTCCCCGGTCCCGGGACGGAGGCCCGGCTGGGCCGCCGGCCGGTCCGAGTCGCCGGGGTGCTGGCGGACGGCCGGTGTGCCCTCGAGGACGGGACGGTCGTCGCGGCCGAGGAGCTCTGGCCGGAGTCGGGAGGCGGGTCGCTCGTGGACCGCCTGGCGCGGGGAGAGGTCGACCCGATCGACGACCTCGCCAACCGCATCGACGCCCTGCACCTGCAAAACCTGCGGCAGGCGGACGGCCTGGGGTCGTTCCTCGGCGGCCGGATCGAGATCTACCCGCACCAGCTCCACTGCGCCGAGCGCGCGGTCCGCCAGGATCCGGTCCGCTGGCTCCTGGCGGACGAGGTCGGACTCGGAAAGACGGTCGAGGCCTGCCTGATCGCCAGCCACCTGATCCGGACGCGCAGGGTGTCCCGCGTTCTGGTCGTCGCTCCCGAGACTCTCACCATCCAGTGGCTCGGCGAGCTGTGGCGCAAGTTCCACCAGGTCTTCGTCCTGATGGACGACAAGCGGCTTCGCGACGTCGAGCGGGAGCACGGGCGCGCGTTCAATCCGTTCGAGGCGCACCAGCGGATGATCGTCGCGCTCGAGCTGCTGGTCGGCGACCGGCGGCTCGCCGAGCTGGCGGCCTCGGCCGGATTCGATCTGCTCGTGGTGGACGAGGCGCATCGCCTCCGGAGGCCGCCCGGCCACCCCGGGAACCCGGCGTACCGGACGGTGGCTCCCCTCGCGAGGGCGACCCGCCACGTGCTCCTGCTCACGGCCACCCCGCTCGAGGACGACGCGCACGGCTTTTTCCGGCTGCTCCAACTGCTCAGGCCGGATGAGTTTCCGGAGGAGATCGACGTGGCCCAGCGCCTGGCCGCGCGCCGGCCGCTGCCTCCCTGCACCAGCGCCACGCGTCGCGCCGACCTGGGAGGGCTCGCGCCGCGCGTGCCGCGGCCGGTGGATCTGCCGGACGGGCACGGGTGGCGCGAGGTGGAGCGGCTGCTGGGGGCTCTCCGGTCCCGGCCGCCGCGTCACGAGGTCGAGCGGCGGACCCTCGCGTCCCGGATCGAGGCTGCGCTGTCGTCGGGTCCGGCCCTCGAGGCGCGCCTTCCCGCTGACGCCGCGCACCTGCGGCGCCTCGCGCGAGCCGCGGCCCGCGAGGATCCGCGGATCGTCTGGCTCGCCGACCAGGCGCGCCGGTGGCGAGAGGCGGGCGAGAAGGCGCTCGTCTTCGTCGCGCACCGGGAGACGCTCGAGTGGATCAGGGAGGAGCTCAGCCGGCGCGCCCAGATCCCGACCTCCGCGTTCCACGAACAGCTCGGCGCGGCGCAACGCGATCTCGAGGTCGCGCGTTTTCGGAGGTCTTCGGGGCCCCCGATTCTCGTTTCCACCGAATGCGGCGGGGAGGGGAGGAATTTCCAGTTCTGCACGCGGATCGTCCTGTTCGACCTTCCCTGGAACCCTCAGGTCGTCGAACAGCGCATCGGCCGCCTCGACCGCATCGGGCGCCGGGATCCGGTGGAGATCGTCTACTTCCGCCCCCCGGGCGGCCTCGGTGCGTCGATCGTCCGCCTCTACGAGCGGCTCGGGCTCTTCGAGCGGCCGGCCGGCGGCCTGGTCCGCGAATTGTCCCCCGTCGCCACCGCGATCGCGCAGGCCGCCGTCACCGGCTGCGACGAGATCGAACCGGCGCTCGTCGAGCGCCTCGCGCGCCGCGCGCACGGGGCACGGAGCCGGATCGAGGCGGCGGCCTTCCGCGAGCTGCACCGCGAGCCTTACCGCCCGGAGCTGGCCGGCGGGATCCTCCGCCGCGTTCCCGCGGAACTCGAGTCTCTCACGCAGGAGGTCATTCTCTCCGCCTGCGAGCGCCTCGGATTCGAGGTGGAGCCGCTGCGAGACGGACGCAGCTGGTCGATCCGCCTCGGAACCCGTGCCGCGGTGGAGTCGCTGCCCGGGGTCCCGTCCGGGTCGGAGTTCACCGGGACGTTCGACCGGTCGGAGGCGGTGGTCCGCGAGCACGAAGACTTCTTCGCCTCCGGCCACCCGCTCGTCGAGGGAGTGCTGGCGGAGATTCTGGACGGCCCGCGGGGGCGGGTCGGGCTGATTCACGTTTCGGGACAGGGGGAGCGGGGGTTCGGGCTCCTCGCGTTCTACCGCCGCGGAAGCGGCTTCGTGGGCGTCGCGGTCGACAACCAGGGCCGCCGGCGGCCCGATTGGGTGGCCCGGTTCGGCGGGCCGCCGCTCCGCTCGCGCCGGGTCGACGCCCGGGACTGGGTGCGGCGGCCGGCGTGGGAACCGACCATCCGGCGGCTCGCGGCGATGCTCCCCGACGACATGGGCCCGCCGGTCGCGCTGGCGGCGCTCCGCGTCGGGTGACCGCGGTTTCCGGTCAGCGGTGCGCTTCGAGGTAGCGCCGCGTCTCCTCGGCCACGACCCCGCTCAGGAGGAGCAATCCGACCAGGTTCGGCAGCGCCATGAGCCCGTTCATCACGTCGGAGATCGACCAGACGAAATCGAGGCTTCTCACCGCGCCGACGAAGCACGCCGCCACGAAGAGGACGCGGTAGGGAAGCACCGCTCGCGGGCCGAGCAGGTACTCGATGCTCTTCTCGCCGTAGTAGCTCCAGCCCAGGATCGTGGAGAAGGCGAACATCGCCAGGCAGAGGGCCACGATCCAGGCGCCGGACTCCCCCGGCAGCGCGGTGCGGAAGGCGTGCTGGGTCAGCGGGGCGCCGTTGAGTCCCGTCTTCCACGCCCCCGTCACGATGATGGCCAGCCCGGTGAGCGAGCAGACGACGATCGTGTCGATGAAGGTCTGGGTCATCGACACGAGAGCCTGACGGGCGGGCTCCCGCGTCTGGGCGGCGGCGGCGGCGATGCCTGCCGATCCCAGCCCCGACTCGTTGGAGAAGATGCCGCGCGCCACGCCGAATCGGATCGCCTCCCGCACGGCGGTCCCGGCGAATCCTCCCGCGGCGGCCGTCCCGGAGAACGCCCCGCCCAGCACGAGTGCCAAAGCCGCAGGAAGGTGCGGCAGGTTGACCAGGATGACGAAGCCGGAGCCGAGCATGTAGGCTCCGATCATCAAGGGGACGAAGACGCCGGTGAAGCGGCCGATCGACCGGATCCCCCCGAGGATCACCGCCGCGGCGGCGGCCGTGACGAGGGCGCCGGTCACCCACGGCGGCAGGCCGAAAGCGTCGTGGAGCGAGGAGGCCATCGAGTTGGCCTGCACCATGTTCCCGATCCCGAACGCGGCGCAGGCGGCGAACAGGGCGAAAAGCCACCCGAGGGCTCGACCGATCCACGGCCACGGAATCCCGCGCGCCAGGTAGTACATCGGCCCGCCGCACTGCTCCCCGCGGATGTCGGTGTCCCGGTACTTCACCGACAGCAGCGCTTCCGAATACTTCGTCGCCATGCCGAGCACGCCGGTGACCCACATCCAGAAGAGGGCTCCCGGACCGCCGAGAGCGATGGCGGTCGCGACGCCGACGATGTTCCCGGTGCCCACCGTCGCGGCGAGTGCGGTCATCAGCGCCTCGAAGTGCGAGATGTCCCCCTCGGCGCCCTCTTCGCGGCGCACGACGAGCGCCAGCCAGAGGGAGTGCCCGAGGGTGGTGAACTGAAGCCCTCGCAGGCGAAACGTCAGCCAGATGCCCGTGAGCAGCAGAAGGGGGATGAGCAGGAGCGGGCCCCAGACGAAGTCCGAGGCGGCCTTGACGAGTTCGGTGGCACGCTCCGCCACGGCGATCCTCCCGCTGGGACGGCGCCGCGTCCCGGCCCGTGCGTGGCAAAGGCGGATCAGGATATCGCTTCCCGCCGGGCCGGTGCGGACGCGATCTCCTTCGACGACCGCGAACAGGTCCGGGGCGCGCTCGCCGCCGCCTGACGGGGGCCAGCGGCGGTGAGGCGGCTCTCCGGGCAGGACCGGCTCGGCGAGTCCGCTCGTCACAGAACCGAAGTCCTGCTTCGATCGTGCGCAGCGCCGGTCAAAGGGGTGACTCGTCGAGACTTTTGGCGGTCGACCGCCGATGGGGCGCTCCACCGCGGCAGCCGATCGGCGCGGAGCGAGTTCGGTGCGAAAACGCCCCGTCGGAAAGGCACCAAAAAGAACGGCGCCCCCGGTGCCGGGGGCGCCGCCGTCCCGGTTCCGTTTTCGCTCAGCCCTGCGAGCGCTTCACGTGGCTGGCCTGGAGCCCCTTCGGACCCTGGGTCACCTCGAACTCGACAACTTCACCCTCGTTGAGCGACTTGAACCCGGAACCCTCGATCGCCGTGTGGTGCACGAAAACATCCGTCCCGTCTTCCTGACGGATGAAACCGTAACCCTTGGCGTCGTTGAACCACTTCACGGTACCGCGTGCCATGACTCGCTGACCTCACTCGCTCGGAACACCACACAGCGCTCGCAAGCGACAGCGGCGGGACTCTCCGGCCGCCCCGGTGGAAACCGCTTCCACCGACGGATTGAAGCGGCGTGCGCGGAACCTCCCGCCAGATGATCGTTTCACCGGGCGATTATCGGCCCGCTCCGGCCGGGGCGACAAGCGCGGCTATTCGCTGCTCTTTCGCCGGGAGCCGGTTTCCTGCGCTCCCGGCGCGGTTTCCGCCGGGGAAGCGGGAATCGGCAGGTCGAACAGCAAGGCCCGGACGAACTGTACCGGCGGCGATCCGAAGGAGAGCAGCCGGTCGTGGTATCGGCGCTGGTCGAAGGCGTCCCCCCACCGGCGCTCCGCCTCGCGCCGCAGGTCGGCGTGGCCCAGGTAGCCGACGAAGTACGTCGAGAGCTGGACCGCGGTAAGTTGGGCGCGCCGCCACTTCCCCTCCGCCTCGCTCTTCTCCTGGAACGCCGTCTCCACCATGAGGCGCATCGCTTCCTCGCGGGTCATACCGGAGGTGTGGACGCCCTGGTCGATGAGGGCGTTGACGATGACGCGGAGGTACCACTTGCGGTTCACCAGCTTCGTCAGCGGGTCGTCGTCCGGAAAGCCGGCGTCCGCCATCAGCTTCTCGGCGTAGACGGCCCATCCCTCGATGAAGGGACCGGAGGCGAGGACGGCACGGAGCCTGGAGGGGTACCGGTTGGCGCGGGCGAGCTGGAGATAGTGGCCGGGCATCGCCTCGTGGACGGTCAGCTCGGCCATGGAGATCAGGTTGTACTCCCGGAGGAACGACCGGACCTGTTCGTCGGTCCACCCGGCGGGAAGCGGCGCGACGGCGAAGAAGGTCTTCTGCCCGACGTCGAGGGGACCGGGGGCGTCGCAGTAGGCCACCGCCACGCCCCGCTGGTACTCCGGCATCACGATGATCTCCACGGGATCCTCCGGGAGGCTCACCAGGCCGTGTTCGCGGACGAATGCGGTGGCGCGGTCGAGCATGCGCTGCGCCGTCTCGACGAGGGCGTCCTTGTCCGGGAGCTGCCGGTACGCAACCTCCAGCGCCGCCCGGATGATCGCCTGCTTGTACGCCTCGCTCGGATTCTCGGGGAACTCGGTGTAGGGATAAAGGCGCGCGTACACCTGCCGCGCGAGCCCGTACATCTCCTCGCGCACCC
It encodes the following:
- a CDS encoding sodium:alanine symporter family protein, with protein sequence MAERATELVKAASDFVWGPLLLIPLLLLTGIWLTFRLRGLQFTTLGHSLWLALVVRREEGAEGDISHFEALMTALAATVGTGNIVGVATAIALGGPGALFWMWVTGVLGMATKYSEALLSVKYRDTDIRGEQCGGPMYYLARGIPWPWIGRALGWLFALFAACAAFGIGNMVQANSMASSLHDAFGLPPWVTGALVTAAAAAVILGGIRSIGRFTGVFVPLMIGAYMLGSGFVILVNLPHLPAALALVLGGAFSGTAAAGGFAGTAVREAIRFGVARGIFSNESGLGSAGIAAAAAQTREPARQALVSMTQTFIDTIVVCSLTGLAIIVTGAWKTGLNGAPLTQHAFRTALPGESGAWIVALCLAMFAFSTILGWSYYGEKSIEYLLGPRAVLPYRVLFVAACFVGAVRSLDFVWSISDVMNGLMALPNLVGLLLLSGVVAEETRRYLEAHR
- a CDS encoding cold-shock protein, translated to MARGTVKWFNDAKGYGFIRQEDGTDVFVHHTAIEGSGFKSLNEGEVVEFEVTQGPKGLQASHVKRSQG